GAAAATCTGTATACGCAAGAGCAATACGATATCATTTTAACCTAAAGTTGTAACAAGATTTCGCTTAAGCCTTGTTACAACTGAAATTTTACTTTCTATCACGAATTTTAAATACTAGAACCATAAAATGAGCCATAGGTACTTTTAGGTGCCTTAGCAAATAATATGAGGTATAGATCATGAATGTGAGTGAAAGTTTAGTGAACCACGGTTTTAAGCATGTTTTGGACAGTAATCCTGTAAACACATGTTATATGGTAGACAGTCAAGGTAAAGAAGTTCAGATTACCACGGCAATGATTCGTTTGGCTTGCCACCAGCTGTTGCAGCGTTGTCGCACAATTAAAAAATAAGGGGCCATTGAAAGCCCCTTAATTTTTCTCTGGGCAATTAATTTG
The DNA window shown above is from Acinetobacter colistiniresistens and carries:
- a CDS encoding PA1571 family protein, with the protein product MNVSESLVNHGFKHVLDSNPVNTCYMVDSQGKEVQITTAMIRLACHQLLQRCRTIKK